The following coding sequences lie in one Notolabrus celidotus isolate fNotCel1 chromosome 20, fNotCel1.pri, whole genome shotgun sequence genomic window:
- the LOC117832109 gene encoding LOW QUALITY PROTEIN: centriolar coiled-coil protein of 110 kDa-like (The sequence of the model RefSeq protein was modified relative to this genomic sequence to represent the inferred CDS: inserted 1 base in 1 codon) has translation MCGRPEMESYEEFCLQSLAILQEGGRFKKKPCDTLGSLRACSAIRFHGRAVLSPLLCAKQRDEICDLRRKAVQLEVDRQKQQKNRLLSRVQDILDQVQIHKAPNHETEIVQASKSATVTGYTLVTDSPGLPRDPGFXISSNNQPGTSACSVAPILNGFKAEEEMKVEREDKSEEEEEEEEGDISLDSLLKRSREYVKREQSQQGSNTVHKVSRTLPPETVSDKENRSCDPTEDTGIEFGFSLHHSPIGPPQTKIQHQILYNPSPQQSGCLSPSLPDRYAQLPSPESSISPRPQRRRPRPVSTGNIHISFPIGPADLIPRSPGRSGEGTSVADWGEVLLGATKTSNTRSSTDSEGSRSGSRRSSHCGTSPVQETCSPVNASGLSPKGHHDHLIAGFRRRCHTMDSQLQTYKSGVEHIDRSQERVPRFMAGVTWLTPSWRTSAAPLNQSYEVDNSSPSLQRPHITSDLPQVKLRIKSVDLQGMNTGRIPPAVFRNTAEAQISQTEETQRRAQALEDMQRRLEEEHALQMSLLLVEQEKEQQRLCLELEETERRLKEQGCVRPSSGDASGWSCKSVTGSCPVMSPSCPGISPAHTPAERSPGHSIGFPSPGSSCVSTPSVQSPIYLWGPTWTVNKPRARLSLVLTAEQQTAFCQIGAIIRGFLTRRLLKTEKVKHLRQTIVDTQEFIRSFQTEAPPRRNTSSAQDRSLQDRVKAQLRAALYDIYDIFFEMPLGDRLALLQQDRELRAERKLRNMEKAKCPKERVVLSAATQRSLDRKKRVGESPAQARKMQQKPKSPTTNRALKPNQGQNSPSQLNRQGSWYRRTPEERVRRSDSLKKQHSLG, from the exons ATGTGTGGGCGCCCAGAGATGGAAAGCTACGAGGAGTTCTGTCTGCAGAGTTTGGCCATACTGCAGGAGGGGGGGAGATTCAAGAAGAAACCATGTGATACACTGGGGTCCTTGAGGGCTTGCTCGGCCATCCGCTTCCATGGAAGAGCTGTGCTTTCACCCCTG TTGTGTGCAAAGCAGCGTGATGAGATTTGTGACCTTAGACGGAAGGCTGTCCAGCTGGAGGTGGACaggcagaagcagcagaagaacagACTTTTGTCTCGGGTTCAGGACATACTGGACCAAGTTCAG ATacataaagcaccaaatcatgAAACTGAAATAGTGCAAGCCTCTAAATCTGCGACGGTTACTGGCTACACCCTGGTCACTGACTCTCCTGGACTTCCCAGAGACCCTGGAT CGATTTCCAGCAATAATCAGCCTGGAACTTCTGCCTGCTCTGTGGCCCCCATCCTTAATGGCTTCaaggcagaggaagagatgaaggtGGAAAGGGAAGACaagagtgaggaggaagaggaggaggaggagggggacatCAGTCTGGACAGCCTCCTTAAGAGATCAAGAGAGTATgtgaagagagagcagagccAGCAAGGGTCAAACACAGTCCACAAAGTCAGCAGGACCCTCCCACCTGAGACCGTCTCTGACAAGGAGAATAGGAGCTGTGATCCCACGGAGGACACAGGAATTGAGTTTGGATTCAGTCTGCATCATAGCCCCATTGGACCACCTCAGACCAAAATCCAGCATCAAATTCTGTACAACCCCAGTCCCCAGCAGTCGGGCTGTTTGTCACCTAGTCTACCGGACAGGTATGCTCAGCTCCCTAGTCCAGAATCCAGCATTAGTCCCCGCCCACAGAGACGAAGACCACGCCCTGTGTCAACTGGAAACATCCATATTTCGTTTCCCATCGGCCCAGCGGATCTTATTCCCCGAAGCCCTGGCAGATCAGGGGAAGGTACTAGTGTGGCAGATTGGGGAGAGGTTCTCCTAGGGGCCACCAAAACCTCCAATACCAGGAGCTCCACAGATAGTGAAGGTAGCAGGAGTGGCAGTCGTCGGTCCAGCCACTGTGGCACCAGTCCAGTGCAAGAGACCTGTAGCCCTGTTAATGCCTCAGGTCTCAGTCCTAAGGGACACCATGACCATCTGATTGCAGGATTTCGCCGGCGCTGCCACACAATGGACAGCCAGCTGCAGACCTATAAATCTGGAGTAGAGCACATAGACCGCAGCCAGGAAAGGGTTCCTCGCTTTATGGCAGGAGTCACATGGTTGACTCCGAGTTGGCGAACTTCTGCAGCCCCTTTAAACCAGTCGTATGAGGTTGATAACTCCTCACCATCCCTGCAGAGGCCCCACATTACTTCTGACTTGCCTCAGGTGAAACTCAGGATAAAGTCTGTTGACCTTCAGGGGATGAACACTGGAAGGATCCCACCAGCTGTCTTCAGAAATACAGCTGAGGCACAGATCAGCCAAACAG aggagacacagaggcgGGCGCAGGCTCTGGAGGACATGCAAAGGCGCTTGGAGGAGGAGCATGCCTTGCAGATGTCTCTGCTTTTGGTTGAGCAGGAGAAAGAACAACAGCGCCTCTGTCTG GAGCTtgaggagacagaaagaagactAAAGGAACAGGGATGTGTGCGACCTTCAAGTGGGGACGCTAGTGGGTGGAGCTGCAAGTCCGTGACTGGCAGCTGTCCTGTTATGAGCCCCTCCTGCCCAGGAATAAGTCCTGCTCACACACCAGCTGAGCGATCACCTGGACACAGTATAG GTTTCCCCAGTCCTGGCAGTTCCTGTGTGTCCACTCCCTCTGTCCAATCTCCCATCTATCTTTGGGGGCCCACATGGACAGTTAACAAACCTCGAGCAAGGCTAAGTCTG GTAttgacagcagagcagcagacagcGTTCTGTCAAATTGGAGCCATCATCCGTGGCTTCCTCACACGCAGACTGCTCAAGACAGAGAAAGTCAAACACCTGCGCCAAACTATTGTG GATACACAAGAGTTCATCCGTTCCTTCCAGACTGAAGCTCCTCCGAGGAGAAACACCTCCTCAGCACAAGATCGCTCCCTGCAGGACAGAGTTAAAGCCCAG ttACGGGCAGCCCTTTATGATATCTATGACATCTTCTTTGAAATGCCGCTGGGGGATCGATTAGCGTTGCTGCAGCAGGACAGGGAGCTGCGAGCAGAAAGGAAGCTACGAAATATG GAGAAAGCCAAATGCCCCAAGGAACGAGTGGTTTTGTCTGCTGCCACACAGAGATCTCTGGACAGGAAAAAGAG GGTTGGTGAATCCCCAGCACAAGCTAGGAAGATGCAGCAGAAGCCAAAGAGCCCCACTACTAACAG AGCCCTGAAGCCAAACCAAGGCCAAAATTCTCCCAGCCAGCTGAACCGCCAAGG GAGCTGGTACCGGAGGACcccagaggagagagtgagacgCTCAGACAGCCTGAAGAAACAGCACTCTCTGGGTTAA